The sequence AAAACGATCTCATTTATGATAAACTAAATGAATTAAACAAAAAAGAATAGAACATCCTTATTTTTTTTCTTTTCTAGAATCTATCCTATCAAAAAACTATCTTTGCAAAAAAGAAATCCATGTTAGAAGATAAAAACCAGAAAAAGACAAGCATAGCTGAATTAGGAGAATTTGGTTTAATAGAACATTTAACTAAAGATATACAAATAACACAAGAATCGACAATTAAAAGCATTGGAGATGATGCAGCTGTTCTTGATTTTAATAACAAAAAAGTAGTTGTTTCTACCGATTTATTAATTGAAGGAGTTCATTTCGATTTAGCCTACATGCCTTTGAAGCATTTAGGTTACAAAGCCGTTGTTGTTAACATTTCGGATATTTGCGCAATGAATGCAACTGCAACTCAAATAACAGTCTCTATCGCTGTTTCTAATCGATTCCCATTGGAAGCGTTAGAAGAATTTTATGAAGGTGTGAAATTTGCCGCTAAAACTTACAATGTAGATATTGTTGGAGGAGACACAACTTCATCTCAAAAAGGATTAGTTATTAGTATTACCGCAATTGGAGAATCTAATTTAGATGATATCACTTATAGAAGTGGAGCACAACCAACCGATTTATTAGTTGTAACTGGTGATGTTGGTGCTGCTTACATGGGATTACAAGTTCTAGAAAGAGAAAAACAAGTTTTTCAGGTAAACCCAAACAACCAACCCGATTTAGAACAATATTCCTATTTAATCGAACGTCAATTAAAACCTGAAGCAAGAAAAGACATTAAAGAATTACTATCAAAACTAGAAGTAAAACCAACTTCAATGATTGATATTTCGGATGGACTTTCTTCTGAAGTATTACATATTTGCAAACAGAGTTCTGTTGGATGTAATCTATACGAAGACAAAATCCCTGCTGATCCACAGTTAATCAATGTTTGTGAAGAATTCAATATAGATATAACTACAATTGCATTGAGTGGTGGTGAGGATTACGAATTACTTTTCACTATTAAAATGGAAGACTTTGATAAGATTAAAGCGAACCCAAATTTCTCGATAATTGGACATATGGTTGAAGAAAAAGAAGGAGTTCACTTAATTACAAGAGCCAATACTAAAATTAAATTAAAAGCTAGAGGCTGGAATGCTTTGAGCGAAGACTAAGAACATTGATACCAAAAAAAATAAAGCCCGATTTTAAAATTAAAATCGGGCTTTTATATTTAAGTTTTTCAAAAAAACTACATCTTCATTAACCAGTTTTTCATTGAAACTTCATCATTAATAATTTTTCCTAGTTCATCTATAGCAACTCTTTGTTGCTCCATAGAATCTCTGTGACGAATAGTTACAGTATTATCTTCTACTGTTTGATGATCGACAGTAATACAAAAAGGAGTACCTAAGGCATCTTGTCTTCTATAGCGTCTTCCAACAGCATCTTTTTCATCATAAGCCACATTGAAATCCCATTTCAAGTTTTCAATTATACTTTTAGCAATTTCCGGCAAACCATCTCTTTTAATTAATGGTAAAACGGCTGCTTTTGTAGGAGCTAAAACCGATGGCAAACGTAGAACTGTTCTTGTAGAACCATCTTCTAAGATTTCTTCTTGTAATGCTTTCGAAAAAACGGATAAAAACATTCTATCTAAACCAACAGAAGTTTCAACTACATAAGGAACATAACTAGAGTTAGTCTCATTATCAAAAAACTGTAATTTCTTACCTGAAAACTCTTCATGTGCTTTCAAATCGAAATCCGTTCTAGAGTGAATACCTTCTAATTCTTTAAATCCAAATGGAAAATCAAATTCAATATCTGCAGCAGCATTTGCATAGTGAGCCAATTTCTCATGATCATGGAAACGGTAATTCTCTTTTCCTAATCCTAATGATAAATGCCATTTTAAACGTGTTTCCTTCCAAAACTCGTAATAGTGCATTTCTTCTCCGGGTTTCACGAAAAACTGCATTTCCATTTGTTCAAACTCACGCATTCTAAAAATAAACTGTCTTGCAACAATTTCATTTCTAAATGCTTTTCCAGTTTGAGCAATTCCAAATGGAATCTTCATTCGTCCTGTTTTTTGAACATTCAAAAAGTTAACAAAAATACCCTGAGCTGTTTCAGGACGTAAATACAAATCCATTGCAGTATCTGCTGAAGCTCCAATTTTAGTAGCAAACATTAAATTAAACTGACGTACTTCTGTCCAATTCTTAGAACCAGAGTCAGGACAAGCGATACCCAATTCTTCAATTAATGATTTCACATCTGCAAGATCATCATTCTCTAATGAGCGCGCCAGACGTTGTAAAATATCATTTTTTTGTTTTAAATAACCTTTAACGCGTTCATTTGTTGTAACAAATTCTTCTTCATTAAAAGCTTCTCCAAAACGAGTTTTTGCTTTTACGATTTCTTTTTGCGCTTTTATATTTATCTTTTCAGCATAATCTTCAATCAAAACATCCGCACGATATCTTTTTTTAGAATCTTTATTATCTATCAAAGGATCACTAAAGGCATCAACGTGTCCAGAAGCCTTCCATGTTGTAGGATGCATAAAAATTGAAGCATCTATACCTACAATATTTTCATGCATTTGAACCATTGACTTCCACCAATATTCACGAATGTTCTTTTTTAACTCTACCCCGTTTTGTGCGTAATCATATACTGCACTTAAACCATCATAAATTTCACTAGACGGAAAAATATATCCGTATTCTTTAGCATGTGAAATTACATTTTTAAAAAAATCTTCCTGTTTTGCCATAGCACAAAAATAAAAATAGGTTTCTAATAAAGAAAAGAAATTGAAGGAATAATTTAAAGTTTATTCATATTCGAAAATTGTAGAGCCAATTTTCGAGAAAGAATTGTAAATATTAATTATATATTTACCTTTTATTGTTTTGTTCGACTCTAAATTTACATAGGCACAAACATCTAAATCTTTCTGATTATAAAGAGCATCAACCTTAGCACTGTAAAGTAATTTTATATCATTTAATGCAATCGAAGTGTCTTCTGCAGAAATAATTTGATTTTTAGGATTCACAACTTGTATATAGATATCTTTATTGCCCTGTCTGATAAACTCGTTTCCTTGAAGAGTGAAACAAACTCTAATCTGTTGAATTTTTCGTTCTCTTTTCTTAGCATATAAATCTGACAAAATCTTCACGCCTCTTGCCGTAACATTCAAAGCAGATAATTTATCGTGTCTTATTCTCTTGTCATTACTTTTGATTGACTCTAGTTGATCTAATGATTTTTTGTTATTTTGAATTCTATCATTAATTTCAACGATATTTTCAGAATCCTCACTAATCGCATTTTTCAACCTTTCAATCTGACTTTCTAAACTTTTATTTTCGTTTTTAGCATCGAAATTATTTTCAAAATTATTCGAACTTTCAATTGCTGATTTAATCGCTTCTTCAACTTCAATAAGTTCTGCTTCTTCAATTGTTGAATTCAACGAATCGTATTTTTTTAATATTTCATCAAATTGATTTTGGAGCAATTTATTCTCTGTTTCTGCTCTTTCAATATATGCTTCATGCTTAACGCAAATATCATGATATCCTAAAAAAGAAAAGAAGACTATGACTGTAAATATTGCCATAGATATTTTTAGAATATTTTTTTTATTTAGCGTCATTGAGAGTATTTTTCATTAAATTAAATAAATTTATACAATGTTTTAACTTATAATCGTCAAAATGCTTAAAAATCTGTTTAAATTATTATTTCCAACTTTATGTGATGGTTGTAACTCACTTCTGATTAAAAACGAAAAAATTCTCTGCACAAGCTGTGTTCATAATTTGCCTTTTACGAATCATCATCTTACAGACAATAATGAAACTAAAAATAAATTTTACGGACTAATTGATATTGAATTTGCCTGTTCCATGCTTGTATTTTCACATGATGGGATAGTTCAAAAAATGATTCATCAACTTAAATACAAAAACAGACAGGAGATTGGAAATTACCTTGGAAAACTTTACATTCCAGAAATTAAAAACAAAATTATCACTAACAAAATCGATTATATAATTCCTGTTCCACTTCATCCCGAAAAAATGAAGAAAAGAGGTTATAACCAAGTAACTACTTTTTGCGAAACACTATCTAAAGAGCTTGAAATTCCATACAATTCTGAAATTTTATTCAGAAACAAAAATACTTCTACCCAAACAAAGAAAAACAAAGAAGAAAGACAAGCCATCAATTTAAAATCGTTTGAAGCTAAAACAGACATTGAGTTCCAAAACAAACACTTTCTACTTGTTGACGATGTAATAACTACGGGTTCAACTATAGAATCTTGCGCAAAAGCATTATTAAAAATCCCTAATACAAAAGTTAGTATTATTGCCATTGCCTACACATAATCATAAAAAAAACAAAAAATTATGTTTACATTAAATATAGTTGTTATTTTGTGATGATTTTCGAATAAAGATGAAAAATATATATTTAATTTTACTCCTATTAGTCATTGGCACATTCACATTTATAACGAGTTGTGCTAAAAGAGGAACCATTAATGGTGGCTCAAAAGACACCATTGCACCAAAAATTACTTCAAGTTCTCCTGATAATTTCAGCACCAATTTTTCAGGTAAAGAAATTAAGATTTATTTTAATGAACTCATTAAAGTAAAAGACATAAACAAGCAGTTAATTATTTCTCCACCATTAGAGAAAAAACCACTTATTATTCCACAAGGAAGTGCAAGTAAATTTATCTCAGTAAAATTATTAGACGAACTAAAACCGAACACAACATATAGTTTTAATTTCGGACAAAGTATTACTGACAACAATGAAGGAAACCCATATTCTCAATTTAAATATGTGTTTTCTACAGGAACCTATATTGACTCATTGGTTCTAGCTGGAAGAATTAAAGATGCTTACGAACAGAAACCTGATAATTTTGTATCCATCCAATTATATGATGCAACTACATTTCAAGACTCTACTATTTACAAAGAAACACCTCTTTATGTTACTAACACATTAGACAGTTTAAAAGTATTTGCGCTAGAAAACCTAAAAGCTGGTGAATATAGAATAATTGCATTAAAAGATAAAAACAACAATTACAAATACGATCCAAAATCAGACAAAGTTGCATTTATAGATGAATCTATCACTCTTCCAATTTTCAACACCATTTATGAACTCGAATTATTTAAGGAAAAACCCGAATTGAAATTTGACAGACCAATTCAGCAGTCGAACAATAAGTTCTTTATTGGTTTTCAAGGTGACGCAAAAGACGTTAAAGTTTCTGCAAAAATGGGCGAAGAAGAAATTCCTTTTCGAATTACTCGATATCCAGAAAAAGAAAGAGATTCTCTTCAATTGTTTTTCCCTATCTCTAAACCTGATTCTCTTGTAATAACTGTAGAAAAAGGAGAATATATCAAATCCTTTAAGACGAAAATCAAAGAACTAAAACTTACCGATTCGCTAGACATTAATCCTACTCAAAGTAATTTAAACTTCAGAGATTCATACAGTTTAAAAACTAAAACACCTATAAATACTATAGATAAAAGCAAAATAATCCTTTTAAACAAAGATTCTTTAGCTATTCCTTTCGAATACAATTATGATGAATTTGAACAAAAAATAATTTTTGATTTCAAGAAAGAAGAAAGTCAAAAGTATCAAATTGAATTATTACCTGGAGCAATAACCGATTTTTACTCTACTCAAAACGATTCGCTACTTTTTACATTTAGTACGAAAGCACTTTCCGACTATGGAAACCTAAATGTCACTGTTAAAAATATTGACCGATTTCCTTATATCTTAGAAATACTTACAGATAAAGGAGAAATAATTGCAAGAGAAGCTAGAAACGATGACCAACCTATATTTTTCGAATCTATTGAACCTCGAATTTATACTCTTAGAGTCATCTATGATGACAACAAAAATAACATTTGGGATACTGGAAGTTATTTAGAAAAAAGGCAAGCAGAACAAATTATTTATTTCCCAAAAGGAGTAGATGTTAGAGCCAATTGGGACGTTGAACAAGAATTTGATTTAGAAGAGTAATTATTCTTCTAAATTAAATACACTATAAATCATTACAATTCTATTTTAAAAACATCTTTATCATTCAAGAAATTTAATTTATTTCTTGTTTCTTGCATTTCCTCTTTATTAATTTCAACTATAAAAATTCCCTGTTCATCTTTGCAATTGATTATTTCATCTCCTAAATAGTCGTTGACTTGAGAACTTCCAATATATTCCATACCATTAGCATCTAAACCAATACGGTTTACTCCAATCACGTAAGAAAGATTCTCTATCGCTCTTGCCTTCAACAAAGAATTCCATGCGTTGATTCTTGGTTTTGGCCAATTAGCAACATAAATCAATAAATCATAGTTCTCTACATTTCTACTAAAAACTGGAAAACGAAGATCGTAGCAAACCAAAGGACAAATTCGCCAACCTTTATACTCAACAATTAATTTTTCAGTTCCTTTTTTATACACTTTCTCTTCTCCTGCCAAAGTAAACAAATGCCTCTTGTCATAATATTCAATTTCACCATTTGGAAAAACAAAAACAAGTCGGTTAAAATAATTCCCATTTTCTACTATAACCAAACTACCTATTATTGCACTATTTTTATTTTTAGCATTGAATTGCATCCATTGAATTGTTTCTCCATTCATTGGTTCTGCAACATTTTCCGTATTCATTGTAAAACCAGAAGTAAACATTTCAGGCAAAATTAACAACTCGTAAGAATTATCACAAGAATCAATATATTCTTGAATTAGGTTTCTATTTTCTTTTGGACTTTCCCAAACAAGTTTAGTTTGAAATATAGCTATTCTCATTTTTATTCAAATATTACAGGATAAAAGTAGAAAAAATTAGTCTAAATCAATTGCAAAAACTATAATTTTACTTTACTAACTAAAACAACACACAATTCCACAATGACAACAACAATTCAGAGTTATCTCTCGGAGGAGATCAATTCCATAATACAACTTGGAGGTTATGACAACCTCAATTATCTCATTAAAACTAATACTTCAAAATATATTTTAAAAACATATCCATACAATGAAGATACGTATGATTTATTGACTGAAGAAAACAGAGTTTTAACTCATTTACAAAACTTTAAAGACACAGAAACTCCACACCCAATCAAGTTTAACAACAATGAAACCTTATTAAATATCAATATTAATAATGAAGAAAGAATTTGTAGACTTTTGTCATATATAGAAGGACAATTTTTAGGAGAAACAAAAATAAACTCAGAAGAACTATTATCTTCATTAGGAAAAACTATTGCGACATTAAATAATAACTTAAAAAAATTTAAAAGTTATTTTTACAAAAGTCGAAAATGGGAATGGAACATTGAAAATCTATATTTGAATAAAAAATATTTAGACGATATTGACAAAGTCGAAAACAAAAGAGTTGCTACTTATTTTATAGATCAATTTGATGCTAATGTAATTCCAAAAGCTGAAGAACTAAGAAAAAGTATTATTCACAATGACATTAACGAATGGAACGTCTTAATTAAAGACAATAATATCTCTGGAATAATAGATTTTGGAGATGTAACTTATTCTTTCACAATAAACGAATTGGCAATTGCAATTATTTACGCAACGTATAATAATGAAACCTATCTTACCAATGCGTTGTCAATAATTAAATCATACCATGAAGCAAAACCGTTAACCAATATAGAGATTGATTCTTTATATTATATAATTGCTGCACGATTAGTGATTAGCGTTTGTAATTCTGCGCACGTTCGAAAAACGAATCCAGAAAACGACCACGCATTCATTAGTGAAGAAAAAGCTTGGAAAATGCTACATTATTTAGTTGCAACAAACCCAATTTATTTCTCAAATACAATTAAAGAAACTCTTGGATTCAAAATAAAAACACTTCCAAATATCGAGCAAGTAAAAGAAAAAAGACACCAACACCTCGCTAAGATATTATCTGTCAGTTACAAAAAACCTATTTATGTTGAAAAAGCTACATTTCAATATATGTATGACGCTTATGGAAACACGTTTCTAGATGCCTACAACAACATTCCACATGTTGGACATTCGCATCCTAAAGTCGTAAAAGCGGGACAAGAACAGATGGCTAAATTAAACACCAATACTCGATATTTATATGAAATTCTAAATATTTATGCTGAAAAATTGCTGTCAAAATTCCCACCTTCTCTTAGCAAAGTATTTTTTGTTACTTCTGGAAGTGAAGCAAATGATTTAGCAATTCGAATGGCAAAAAAACATACTGGACATTCGAATGTTATGGTTGTAGAACACGGATACCATGGACACACCCAAGCTGACATAGATATTAGCGACTATAAGTTCAATAATCCAAAAGGACAAGGTCAAAAAAAGCATGTAGTTAAAACTATAATTCCTGATACCTATAGAGGTCGGTTTACAAAAAACGATGGTACGGCTGGAAAACAATATGCAGAAATTGCTATAAATGACATAAAAACCAGTCCTAATAAAATCGCTGCCTTCATTGCTGAACCAATAGTGGGTTGTGGTGGACAAATACCGCTAGCTAAAGGCTATTTAAAACCCGTTTACGAAGCAATAAGAGCACAGGATGGAATTTGTATTAGTGACGAAGTACAAACTGGATTTGGAAGACTTGGAGATCATTTTTGGGGCTATGAGGCGGAAAATGTTATTCCAGACATGGTTGTTATTGGAAAACCAATAGGAAACGGACATCCAATGGCTGCAGTAATATGTACAGATGAAATTGCAGATTCGTTTAATACTGGAGTTGAGTTTTTTACTTCTTTTGGTGGAAACCCTGTTTCTTGTGCAATAGGACTAGCTGTTTTAGAAGTAATCGAAGAAGAGAATCTACAAGAGAACGCAAGAATTATTGGTAACTATTACAAAGAAGAATTCGCCCTACTACAAAAGAAATTTCCTTGTATTGGAGACATTAGAGGTTCTGGGTTATTTTTAGGTTTTGACATCATTAAAGACAATACAACAGAAGCTGACACTGAATTAGCACATCACATTAAAAACGAATTAAGAGAAAGAAATATTTTAATAAGTACTGATGGACCCGCTGATAATGTTTTAAAAACAAAACCACCATTAATCTTTACAAAAAAAGATGTTGATATTGTAATTCAAAATACTAAAATCATATTAGAAAATCATTACAACGAAAAATAGGAAACAAAAAAACGCATTCATTTCTGAATGCGTTTTTTGTAATGTATTTTTTTTAAAACTAGATAATACTAGCTTTTAAATATTCTCTATTCATACGAGCAATATTTTCTAATGAAATTCCTTTTGGACATTCGATTTCACAAGCTCCTGTATTTGTACAGTTACCGAATCCTTCTTCATCCATTTGACGAACCATATTAAGAACACGTTGCGTTGCTTCCACTTTACCTTGAGGTAACAAAGCATACTGAGAAACTTTGGCTCCAACAAATAACATTGCAGATCCATTTTTACATGATGCAACACATGCTCCACATCCAATACAAGCTGCAGCCATAAAAGCTTTATCAGCATCATCTTTAGGAACAGGAATAGAATTTGCATCAATTGTATTTCCTGAAGTATTTACAGAAACGAAACCACCAGCTTGTTGAATTCTATCAAAAGAAGTACGGTCTACAACTAAATCTTTAATTACAGGAAAAGCTTTACTTCTCCATGGTTCGATATAGATAGTATCCCCATCTTTAAATTTACGCATGTGTAATTGACAAGTTGTAGTTCCAGTTTCTGGACCGTGTGATCTACCATTAATATATAATGAGCACATTCCACAAATACCTTCACGACAGTCATGATCAAAAGCAACAGGCTCTTTTCTTTCGTTAACTAACTGCTCGTTTAATTGATCTAACATTTCCAAAAACGAACTAGCTGTAGAAACATTATCTAATTTATAAGTTTCTATACCTCCTTTTGCATTAGCATTTTTTTGACGCCAAATTTTTAAGGTAATATTTATATTTTTAGCTGAAGACATAATCTTGTTTTTTAGAGTGACTAGCTTTTAGTAAATAGTGATAATTCAAAATACACTTAACTTACTTTTACCATTCACTAATTACTGTTTACTATTTATAATTACGAGCTGCAATTTTAATGAATTCGTATTTCAAATCTTCTTTATGAAGCACTGCTTTAGTTGTATCTTGACCCTTATACTCCCAAGCACCTACGAATGACATATTTTCATCATCACGAAGCGTTTCTCCTTCTGCATCTTGATACTCATCTCTAAAGTGACCTCCACAAGATTCATTACGCTGTAATGCATCCATTGCCATTAATTGTCCCAATTCTAAGAAATCTGCTACACGAAGTGCTTTTTCTAATTCAGGATTCAATTCATCTGAACTTCCTGGAACATAAACATCTCTATAAAAGTCTTCACGAATTTGTCCAATTTCTTCGATTGCTTCTTTCAATCCTTTTTCATTACGAGCCATACCTACTTTATTCCACATAACAAGACCTAACTTTTTATGGAAATAATCTACAGATTTTGTACCGTCATTATTCAAGAATTTATCAATTGAATCTTTAACATTTTTCTCAGCTTCAGCAAATTCTGTCGCATCAGTAGAAATTTTACCTGTACGAATTTCATCTGCTAAATAGTTAGAAACAGTATAAGGCAATACAAAATATCCATCTGCTAAACCTTGCATTAAAGCAGAAGCTCCTAAACGGTTTGCACCATGATCTGAGAAGTTAGCTTCTCCTGCCACGAAACAACCTGGGATAGATGATTGTAAATTATAATCAACCCAAACACCACCCATAGTATAGTGAACTGCTGGATAAATTTTCATTGGAGTTTCATATGGATTTTCGTCAGTAATTTTTTCATACATTTCGAATAAGTTACCATATTTTTCTTCAATCCATTGTTTTCCTAACTTGATAATTTCTTCGTCAGAAGGATCATGATTACCTTGAGCATAAGCAACTTCTTTACCTTTACTCTTAATTTCCGAAGAGAAATCTAAATATACACCTTCGTTTGTATCATTCGCTTCAACTCCGTAACCATCATCACAACGTTCTTTTGCAGCTCTTGAAGCCACATCACGAGGTACTAAGTTACCAAAAGCAGGATACCTTCTTTCTAAGTAATAATCTCTATCTTCTTCAGCAATTTGTGTAGGCTTTAATTTACCTGCACGAATAGCCTCAGCATCTTCTTTTTTCTTTGGAACCCAAATACGACCCGAGTTACGTAATGATTCAGACATCAACGTTAACTTTGACTGATTTGTTCCATGTACTGGAATACAAGTTGGATGAATTTGAACATAACATGGGTTAGCAAAAGCTGCACCTTGTTTATGAACTTTCCAAGAAGCTGTAACATTACTACCCATTGCATTTGTTGATAAGAAATACACATTTCCATAACCTCCAGAAGCAATAACAACTGCATGTGCAGAATGTCTTTCTAATTCACCTGTAATTAAATTACGAGCTATAATTCCACGAGCTTTACCATCAACCTTAACTAAATCAAGCATTTCATGACGGTTATACATTTTAACACGCCCTAAACCTATTTGTCTAGATAAAGAAGAATAAGCGCCTAACAATAATTGTTGTCCTGTTTGTCCAGCAGCATAAAAAGTACGTTGTACTTGTACTCCACCAAACGAACGGTTATCTAACATTCCACCATATTCACGTGCAAAAGGAACCCCTTGAGCCACACATTGGTCGATAATATTTCCCGAAACTTCAGCTAAACGATGTACGTTTGCTTCACGAGCACGGTAATCACCACCTTTAATTGTATCATAAAATAAACGGTAAATACTGTCACCATCATTTTGATAATTTTTTGCTGCATTAATTCCTCCTTGTGCTGCAATCG is a genomic window of Flavobacterium jumunjinense containing:
- a CDS encoding amidohydrolase; this translates as MRIAIFQTKLVWESPKENRNLIQEYIDSCDNSYELLILPEMFTSGFTMNTENVAEPMNGETIQWMQFNAKNKNSAIIGSLVIVENGNYFNRLVFVFPNGEIEYYDKRHLFTLAGEEKVYKKGTEKLIVEYKGWRICPLVCYDLRFPVFSRNVENYDLLIYVANWPKPRINAWNSLLKARAIENLSYVIGVNRIGLDANGMEYIGSSQVNDYLGDEIINCKDEQGIFIVEINKEEMQETRNKLNFLNDKDVFKIEL
- a CDS encoding fumarate reductase/succinate dehydrogenase flavoprotein subunit, encoding MKLDSKIPEGPLAKKWTDYKDHLKLVAPNNRPKIDIIVVGTGLAGASAAASLGEMGYNVKAFCFQDSPRRAHSIAAQGGINAAKNYQNDGDSIYRLFYDTIKGGDYRAREANVHRLAEVSGNIIDQCVAQGVPFAREYGGMLDNRSFGGVQVQRTFYAAGQTGQQLLLGAYSSLSRQIGLGRVKMYNRHEMLDLVKVDGKARGIIARNLITGELERHSAHAVVIASGGYGNVYFLSTNAMGSNVTASWKVHKQGAAFANPCYVQIHPTCIPVHGTNQSKLTLMSESLRNSGRIWVPKKKEDAEAIRAGKLKPTQIAEEDRDYYLERRYPAFGNLVPRDVASRAAKERCDDGYGVEANDTNEGVYLDFSSEIKSKGKEVAYAQGNHDPSDEEIIKLGKQWIEEKYGNLFEMYEKITDENPYETPMKIYPAVHYTMGGVWVDYNLQSSIPGCFVAGEANFSDHGANRLGASALMQGLADGYFVLPYTVSNYLADEIRTGKISTDATEFAEAEKNVKDSIDKFLNNDGTKSVDYFHKKLGLVMWNKVGMARNEKGLKEAIEEIGQIREDFYRDVYVPGSSDELNPELEKALRVADFLELGQLMAMDALQRNESCGGHFRDEYQDAEGETLRDDENMSFVGAWEYKGQDTTKAVLHKEDLKYEFIKIAARNYK
- a CDS encoding ComF family protein, translating into MLKNLFKLLFPTLCDGCNSLLIKNEKILCTSCVHNLPFTNHHLTDNNETKNKFYGLIDIEFACSMLVFSHDGIVQKMIHQLKYKNRQEIGNYLGKLYIPEIKNKIITNKIDYIIPVPLHPEKMKKRGYNQVTTFCETLSKELEIPYNSEILFRNKNTSTQTKKNKEERQAINLKSFEAKTDIEFQNKHFLLVDDVITTGSTIESCAKALLKIPNTKVSIIAIAYT
- the thiL gene encoding thiamine-phosphate kinase, yielding MLEDKNQKKTSIAELGEFGLIEHLTKDIQITQESTIKSIGDDAAVLDFNNKKVVVSTDLLIEGVHFDLAYMPLKHLGYKAVVVNISDICAMNATATQITVSIAVSNRFPLEALEEFYEGVKFAAKTYNVDIVGGDTTSSQKGLVISITAIGESNLDDITYRSGAQPTDLLVVTGDVGAAYMGLQVLEREKQVFQVNPNNQPDLEQYSYLIERQLKPEARKDIKELLSKLEVKPTSMIDISDGLSSEVLHICKQSSVGCNLYEDKIPADPQLINVCEEFNIDITTIALSGGEDYELLFTIKMEDFDKIKANPNFSIIGHMVEEKEGVHLITRANTKIKLKARGWNALSED
- a CDS encoding succinate dehydrogenase/fumarate reductase iron-sulfur subunit, producing the protein MSSAKNINITLKIWRQKNANAKGGIETYKLDNVSTASSFLEMLDQLNEQLVNERKEPVAFDHDCREGICGMCSLYINGRSHGPETGTTTCQLHMRKFKDGDTIYIEPWRSKAFPVIKDLVVDRTSFDRIQQAGGFVSVNTSGNTIDANSIPVPKDDADKAFMAAACIGCGACVASCKNGSAMLFVGAKVSQYALLPQGKVEATQRVLNMVRQMDEEGFGNCTNTGACEIECPKGISLENIARMNREYLKASII
- a CDS encoding glycine--tRNA ligase, producing MAKQEDFFKNVISHAKEYGYIFPSSEIYDGLSAVYDYAQNGVELKKNIREYWWKSMVQMHENIVGIDASIFMHPTTWKASGHVDAFSDPLIDNKDSKKRYRADVLIEDYAEKINIKAQKEIVKAKTRFGEAFNEEEFVTTNERVKGYLKQKNDILQRLARSLENDDLADVKSLIEELGIACPDSGSKNWTEVRQFNLMFATKIGASADTAMDLYLRPETAQGIFVNFLNVQKTGRMKIPFGIAQTGKAFRNEIVARQFIFRMREFEQMEMQFFVKPGEEMHYYEFWKETRLKWHLSLGLGKENYRFHDHEKLAHYANAAADIEFDFPFGFKELEGIHSRTDFDLKAHEEFSGKKLQFFDNETNSSYVPYVVETSVGLDRMFLSVFSKALQEEILEDGSTRTVLRLPSVLAPTKAAVLPLIKRDGLPEIAKSIIENLKWDFNVAYDEKDAVGRRYRRQDALGTPFCITVDHQTVEDNTVTIRHRDSMEQQRVAIDELGKIINDEVSMKNWLMKM
- a CDS encoding Ig-like domain-containing protein, whose product is MKNIYLILLLLVIGTFTFITSCAKRGTINGGSKDTIAPKITSSSPDNFSTNFSGKEIKIYFNELIKVKDINKQLIISPPLEKKPLIIPQGSASKFISVKLLDELKPNTTYSFNFGQSITDNNEGNPYSQFKYVFSTGTYIDSLVLAGRIKDAYEQKPDNFVSIQLYDATTFQDSTIYKETPLYVTNTLDSLKVFALENLKAGEYRIIALKDKNNNYKYDPKSDKVAFIDESITLPIFNTIYELELFKEKPELKFDRPIQQSNNKFFIGFQGDAKDVKVSAKMGEEEIPFRITRYPEKERDSLQLFFPISKPDSLVITVEKGEYIKSFKTKIKELKLTDSLDINPTQSNLNFRDSYSLKTKTPINTIDKSKIILLNKDSLAIPFEYNYDEFEQKIIFDFKKEESQKYQIELLPGAITDFYSTQNDSLLFTFSTKALSDYGNLNVTVKNIDRFPYILEILTDKGEIIAREARNDDQPIFFESIEPRIYTLRVIYDDNKNNIWDTGSYLEKRQAEQIIYFPKGVDVRANWDVEQEFDLEE
- a CDS encoding aminotransferase class III-fold pyridoxal phosphate-dependent enzyme — encoded protein: MTTTIQSYLSEEINSIIQLGGYDNLNYLIKTNTSKYILKTYPYNEDTYDLLTEENRVLTHLQNFKDTETPHPIKFNNNETLLNININNEERICRLLSYIEGQFLGETKINSEELLSSLGKTIATLNNNLKKFKSYFYKSRKWEWNIENLYLNKKYLDDIDKVENKRVATYFIDQFDANVIPKAEELRKSIIHNDINEWNVLIKDNNISGIIDFGDVTYSFTINELAIAIIYATYNNETYLTNALSIIKSYHEAKPLTNIEIDSLYYIIAARLVISVCNSAHVRKTNPENDHAFISEEKAWKMLHYLVATNPIYFSNTIKETLGFKIKTLPNIEQVKEKRHQHLAKILSVSYKKPIYVEKATFQYMYDAYGNTFLDAYNNIPHVGHSHPKVVKAGQEQMAKLNTNTRYLYEILNIYAEKLLSKFPPSLSKVFFVTSGSEANDLAIRMAKKHTGHSNVMVVEHGYHGHTQADIDISDYKFNNPKGQGQKKHVVKTIIPDTYRGRFTKNDGTAGKQYAEIAINDIKTSPNKIAAFIAEPIVGCGGQIPLAKGYLKPVYEAIRAQDGICISDEVQTGFGRLGDHFWGYEAENVIPDMVVIGKPIGNGHPMAAVICTDEIADSFNTGVEFFTSFGGNPVSCAIGLAVLEVIEEENLQENARIIGNYYKEEFALLQKKFPCIGDIRGSGLFLGFDIIKDNTTEADTELAHHIKNELRERNILISTDGPADNVLKTKPPLIFTKKDVDIVIQNTKIILENHYNEK